One window of the Piliocolobus tephrosceles isolate RC106 chromosome 17, ASM277652v3, whole genome shotgun sequence genome contains the following:
- the RHOT2 gene encoding mitochondrial Rho GTPase 2 isoform X9, translating to MVRPGAHLCLGSVGRVLCLVLPLLCLGAGFLFLNTLFIQRGRHETTWTILRSFGYSDTLELTADYLFPALHVPPGCSTELNHLGYQFVQRVFEKHDQDRDGALSPMELQSLFSVFPAAPWGPELPRTVRTEAGRLPLHGYLCQWTLVTYLDVRSCLGHLGYLGYPTLCDQDSQTRAITVTREKRLDQEKGQTLRSVLLCKVVGARGVGKSAFLQAFLGHGLGHQDTREQPPGYTIDTVQVNGQEKYLILCEVGLDDLATSLDAACDVACLMFDGSDPKSFAHCASVYKHHYMDGQTPCLFVSSKADLPEGVVPVGPSPAEFCRKHRLPAPVPFSCAGPAEPSTAIFTQLATMAAFPHLVHAELHPSSFWLRGLLGVVGAAMAAVLSFSLYRVLVKSQ from the exons ATGGTGAGGCCGGGTGCCCACCTGTGCCTGGGGAGTGTGGGGAGGGTGCTGTGCCTGGTGCTCCCCCTGCTCTGTCTCGGTGCAGGTTTCCTCTTCCTGAACACGCTCTTCATCCAGCGTGGCCGTCACGAGACCACATGGACCATCCTGCGGAGCTTCGGCTACAGCGACACACTGGAGCTGACGGCCGACTATCTCTTCCCTGC GCTCCACGTGCCCCCCGGCTGCAGCACTGAGCTCAACCACCTTGGCTACCAGTTTGTGCAGAGGGTGTTTGAGAAGCACGACCAG GACCGCGATGGCGCCCTCTCGCCCATGGAGCTGCAGAGCCTCTTCAGTGTGTTCCCGGCAGCCCCCTGGGGCCCTGAGCTCCCGCGCACAGTCCGCACAGAGGCCGGCCGGCTGCCCCTGCACGGATACCTCTGCCAGTGGAC CCTGGTGACCTACCTGGACGTCCGGAGCTGCCTCGGACACCTGGGCTACCTGGGCTACCCCACCCTCTGTGACCAGGACTCGCAGACTCGCGCCATCACAG TCACCCGTGAGAAGAGGCTGGACCAGGAGAAGGGACAGACGCTGCGGAGCGTCCTCCTATGCAAGGTGGTGGGGGCCCGTGGAGTAGGCAAGTCTGCCTTCCTGCAGGCCTTCCTCGGCCACGGCCTGGGG CACCAGGACACGAGGGAGCAGCCTCCGGGCTACACCATCGACACGGTGCAGGTCAACGGACAGGAGAAGTACTTGATT CTATGTGAGGTGGGCTTAGATGATCTGGCCACATCGCTGGACGCCGCCTGTGATGTTGCCTGCTTGATGTTTGATGGCAGTGACCCAAAGTCCTTTGCACATTGTGCCAGCGTCTACAAG CACCATTACATGGACGGGCAGACCCCCTGCCTCTTCGTCTCCTCCAAGGCTGACCTGCCCGAAGGGGTTGTGCCGGTTGGCCCATCGCCAGCCGAGTTTTGCCGCAAGCACCGGCTGCCAGCTCCCGTGCCGTTCTCCTGTGCTGGTCCAGCCGAGCCCAGCACTGCCATCTTCACCCAGCTTGCCACCATGGCCGCCTTCCC ACATTTGGTCCACGCAGAGCTGCATCCCTCTTCCTTCTGGCTCCGGGGCCTGCTGGGGGTTGTCGGGGCCGCCATGGCCGCAGTCCTCAGCTTCTCGCTCTACAGGGTCCTGGTGAAGAGCCAGTGA
- the RHOT2 gene encoding mitochondrial Rho GTPase 2 isoform X7: protein MGVPRGGPVGNKSDLRSGSSMEAVLPIMSQFPEIETCVECSAKNLRNISELFYYAQKAVLHPTAPLYDPEAKQLRPACAQALTRIFRLSDQDLDQALSDEELNAFQKSCFGHPLAPQALEDVKTVVCRNVAGGVWEDRLTLDGFLFLNTLFIQRGRHETTWTILRSFGYSDTLELTADYLFPALHVPPGCSTELNHLGYQFVQRVFEKHDQDRDGALSPMELQSLFSVFPAAPWGPELPRTVRTEAGRLPLHGYLCQWTLVTYLDVRSCLGHLGYLGYPTLCDQDSQTRAITVTREKRLDQEKGQTLRSVLLCKVVGARGVGKSAFLQAFLGHGLGHQDTREQPPGYTIDTVQVNGQEKYLILCEVGLDDLATSLDAACDVACLMFDGSDPKSFAHCASVYKHHYMDGQTPCLFVSSKADLPEGVVPVGPSPAEFCRKHRLPAPVPFSCAGPAEPSTAIFTQLATMAAFPHLVHAELHPSSFWLRGLLGVVGAAMAAVLSFSLYRVLVKSQ, encoded by the exons ATGGGGGTACCACGCGGGGGCCCAG TGGGTAACAAGTCAGACCTGCGGTCGGGGAGCTCCATGGAGGCCGTGCTCCCCATCATGAGCCAGTTTCCTGAGATTGAGACCTGCGTGGAG TGTTCAGCCAAGAACCTGAGGAACATCTCAGAGCTGTTCTACTATGCCCAGAAGGCTGTCCTGCACCCCACAGCCCCCCTCTATGACCCTGAGGCCAAGCAG TTGAGGCCCGCGTGCGCCCAGGCACTGACACGCATCTTCAGGCTCTCAGATCAGGACCTGGACCAGGCACTCAGTGACGAGGAGCTCAACGCCTTCCAG AAATCCTGCTTCGGGCACCCCCTGGCCCCGCAGGCCCTGGAGGACGTGAAGACGGTGGTGTGCAGGAACGTGGCGGGCGGCGTGTGGGAGGACCGGCTGACTCTGGATG GTTTCCTCTTCCTGAACACGCTCTTCATCCAGCGTGGCCGTCACGAGACCACATGGACCATCCTGCGGAGCTTCGGCTACAGCGACACACTGGAGCTGACGGCCGACTATCTCTTCCCTGC GCTCCACGTGCCCCCCGGCTGCAGCACTGAGCTCAACCACCTTGGCTACCAGTTTGTGCAGAGGGTGTTTGAGAAGCACGACCAG GACCGCGATGGCGCCCTCTCGCCCATGGAGCTGCAGAGCCTCTTCAGTGTGTTCCCGGCAGCCCCCTGGGGCCCTGAGCTCCCGCGCACAGTCCGCACAGAGGCCGGCCGGCTGCCCCTGCACGGATACCTCTGCCAGTGGAC CCTGGTGACCTACCTGGACGTCCGGAGCTGCCTCGGACACCTGGGCTACCTGGGCTACCCCACCCTCTGTGACCAGGACTCGCAGACTCGCGCCATCACAG TCACCCGTGAGAAGAGGCTGGACCAGGAGAAGGGACAGACGCTGCGGAGCGTCCTCCTATGCAAGGTGGTGGGGGCCCGTGGAGTAGGCAAGTCTGCCTTCCTGCAGGCCTTCCTCGGCCACGGCCTGGGG CACCAGGACACGAGGGAGCAGCCTCCGGGCTACACCATCGACACGGTGCAGGTCAACGGACAGGAGAAGTACTTGATT CTATGTGAGGTGGGCTTAGATGATCTGGCCACATCGCTGGACGCCGCCTGTGATGTTGCCTGCTTGATGTTTGATGGCAGTGACCCAAAGTCCTTTGCACATTGTGCCAGCGTCTACAAG CACCATTACATGGACGGGCAGACCCCCTGCCTCTTCGTCTCCTCCAAGGCTGACCTGCCCGAAGGGGTTGTGCCGGTTGGCCCATCGCCAGCCGAGTTTTGCCGCAAGCACCGGCTGCCAGCTCCCGTGCCGTTCTCCTGTGCTGGTCCAGCCGAGCCCAGCACTGCCATCTTCACCCAGCTTGCCACCATGGCCGCCTTCCC ACATTTGGTCCACGCAGAGCTGCATCCCTCTTCCTTCTGGCTCCGGGGCCTGCTGGGGGTTGTCGGGGCCGCCATGGCCGCAGTCCTCAGCTTCTCGCTCTACAGGGTCCTGGTGAAGAGCCAGTGA
- the RHOT2 gene encoding mitochondrial Rho GTPase 2 isoform X8: MEAVLPIMSQFPEIETCVECSAKNLRNISELFYYAQKAVLHPTAPLYDPEAKQLRPACAQALTRIFRLSDQDLDQALSDEELNAFQKSCFGHPLAPQALEDVKTVVCRNVAGGVWEDRLTLDGFLFLNTLFIQRGRHETTWTILRSFGYSDTLELTADYLFPALHVPPGCSTELNHLGYQFVQRVFEKHDQDRDGALSPMELQSLFSVFPAAPWGPELPRTVRTEAGRLPLHGYLCQWTLVTYLDVRSCLGHLGYLGYPTLCDQDSQTRAITVTREKRLDQEKGQTLRSVLLCKVVGARGVGKSAFLQAFLGHGLGHQDTREQPPGYTIDTVQVNGQEKYLILCEVGLDDLATSLDAACDVACLMFDGSDPKSFAHCASVYKHHYMDGQTPCLFVSSKADLPEGVVPVGPSPAEFCRKHRLPAPVPFSCAGPAEPSTAIFTQLATMAAFPHLVHAELHPSSFWLRGLLGVVGAAMAAVLSFSLYRVLVKSQ, translated from the exons ATGGAGGCCGTGCTCCCCATCATGAGCCAGTTTCCTGAGATTGAGACCTGCGTGGAG TGTTCAGCCAAGAACCTGAGGAACATCTCAGAGCTGTTCTACTATGCCCAGAAGGCTGTCCTGCACCCCACAGCCCCCCTCTATGACCCTGAGGCCAAGCAG TTGAGGCCCGCGTGCGCCCAGGCACTGACACGCATCTTCAGGCTCTCAGATCAGGACCTGGACCAGGCACTCAGTGACGAGGAGCTCAACGCCTTCCAG AAATCCTGCTTCGGGCACCCCCTGGCCCCGCAGGCCCTGGAGGACGTGAAGACGGTGGTGTGCAGGAACGTGGCGGGCGGCGTGTGGGAGGACCGGCTGACTCTGGATG GTTTCCTCTTCCTGAACACGCTCTTCATCCAGCGTGGCCGTCACGAGACCACATGGACCATCCTGCGGAGCTTCGGCTACAGCGACACACTGGAGCTGACGGCCGACTATCTCTTCCCTGC GCTCCACGTGCCCCCCGGCTGCAGCACTGAGCTCAACCACCTTGGCTACCAGTTTGTGCAGAGGGTGTTTGAGAAGCACGACCAG GACCGCGATGGCGCCCTCTCGCCCATGGAGCTGCAGAGCCTCTTCAGTGTGTTCCCGGCAGCCCCCTGGGGCCCTGAGCTCCCGCGCACAGTCCGCACAGAGGCCGGCCGGCTGCCCCTGCACGGATACCTCTGCCAGTGGAC CCTGGTGACCTACCTGGACGTCCGGAGCTGCCTCGGACACCTGGGCTACCTGGGCTACCCCACCCTCTGTGACCAGGACTCGCAGACTCGCGCCATCACAG TCACCCGTGAGAAGAGGCTGGACCAGGAGAAGGGACAGACGCTGCGGAGCGTCCTCCTATGCAAGGTGGTGGGGGCCCGTGGAGTAGGCAAGTCTGCCTTCCTGCAGGCCTTCCTCGGCCACGGCCTGGGG CACCAGGACACGAGGGAGCAGCCTCCGGGCTACACCATCGACACGGTGCAGGTCAACGGACAGGAGAAGTACTTGATT CTATGTGAGGTGGGCTTAGATGATCTGGCCACATCGCTGGACGCCGCCTGTGATGTTGCCTGCTTGATGTTTGATGGCAGTGACCCAAAGTCCTTTGCACATTGTGCCAGCGTCTACAAG CACCATTACATGGACGGGCAGACCCCCTGCCTCTTCGTCTCCTCCAAGGCTGACCTGCCCGAAGGGGTTGTGCCGGTTGGCCCATCGCCAGCCGAGTTTTGCCGCAAGCACCGGCTGCCAGCTCCCGTGCCGTTCTCCTGTGCTGGTCCAGCCGAGCCCAGCACTGCCATCTTCACCCAGCTTGCCACCATGGCCGCCTTCCC ACATTTGGTCCACGCAGAGCTGCATCCCTCTTCCTTCTGGCTCCGGGGCCTGCTGGGGGTTGTCGGGGCCGCCATGGCCGCAGTCCTCAGCTTCTCGCTCTACAGGGTCCTGGTGAAGAGCCAGTGA
- the RHOT2 gene encoding mitochondrial Rho GTPase 2 isoform X1 — protein sequence MRRDVRILLLGEGRRRAGGLGAAAAGARAQVGKTSLILSLVGEEFPEEVPPRAEEITIPADVTPEKVPTHIVDYSEAEQTDEELREEIHKANVVCVVYDVSEEATIEKIRTKWIPLVNGGTTRGPRVPIILVGNKSDLRSGSSMEAVLPIMSQFPEIETCVECSAKNLRNISELFYYAQKAVLHPTAPLYDPEAKQLRPACAQALTRIFRLSDQDLDQALSDEELNAFQKSCFGHPLAPQALEDVKTVVCRNVAGGVWEDRLTLDGFLFLNTLFIQRGRHETTWTILRSFGYSDTLELTADYLFPALHVPPGCSTELNHLGYQFVQRVFEKHDQDRDGALSPMELQSLFSVFPAAPWGPELPRTVRTEAGRLPLHGYLCQWTLVTYLDVRSCLGHLGYLGYPTLCDQDSQTRAITVTREKRLDQEKGQTLRSVLLCKVVGARGVGKSAFLQAFLGHGLGHQDTREQPPGYTIDTVQVNGQEKYLILCEVGLDDLATSLDAACDVACLMFDGSDPKSFAHCASVYKHHYMDGQTPCLFVSSKADLPEGVVPVGPSPAEFCRKHRLPAPVPFSCAGPAEPSTAIFTQLATMAAFPWVPGSTALGTSSVCHLGSGQLWCQAWKWGQSDGRGGGLCGRGSQCPGVLLQGLASASCASGLGTWL from the exons ATGAGGCGGGACGTGCGCATCCTGTTACTGGGCGAGGGTAGGCGCCGGGCCGGGGGTCTCGGAGCTGCGGCGGCCGGGGCGCGAG CCCAGGTGGGGAAGACGTCGCTGATCCTGTCCCTGGTGGGCGAGGAGTTCCCGGAGGAG GTCCCTCCCCGCGCGGAGGAGATCACGATCCCCGCGGACGTCACCCCGGAGAAGGTGCCCACTCACATCGTGGACTACTCAG AAGCCGAGCAGACGGACGAGGAGCTGCGGGAGGAGATCCACAAG GCAAACGTGGTGTGCGTGGTGTACGACGTCTCTGAGGAGGCCACCATTGAGAAG ATTCGAACTAAGTGGATCCCACTGGTGAATGGGGGTACCACGCGGGGGCCCAG GGTGCCCATCATCCTAGTGGGTAACAAGTCAGACCTGCGGTCGGGGAGCTCCATGGAGGCCGTGCTCCCCATCATGAGCCAGTTTCCTGAGATTGAGACCTGCGTGGAG TGTTCAGCCAAGAACCTGAGGAACATCTCAGAGCTGTTCTACTATGCCCAGAAGGCTGTCCTGCACCCCACAGCCCCCCTCTATGACCCTGAGGCCAAGCAG TTGAGGCCCGCGTGCGCCCAGGCACTGACACGCATCTTCAGGCTCTCAGATCAGGACCTGGACCAGGCACTCAGTGACGAGGAGCTCAACGCCTTCCAG AAATCCTGCTTCGGGCACCCCCTGGCCCCGCAGGCCCTGGAGGACGTGAAGACGGTGGTGTGCAGGAACGTGGCGGGCGGCGTGTGGGAGGACCGGCTGACTCTGGATG GTTTCCTCTTCCTGAACACGCTCTTCATCCAGCGTGGCCGTCACGAGACCACATGGACCATCCTGCGGAGCTTCGGCTACAGCGACACACTGGAGCTGACGGCCGACTATCTCTTCCCTGC GCTCCACGTGCCCCCCGGCTGCAGCACTGAGCTCAACCACCTTGGCTACCAGTTTGTGCAGAGGGTGTTTGAGAAGCACGACCAG GACCGCGATGGCGCCCTCTCGCCCATGGAGCTGCAGAGCCTCTTCAGTGTGTTCCCGGCAGCCCCCTGGGGCCCTGAGCTCCCGCGCACAGTCCGCACAGAGGCCGGCCGGCTGCCCCTGCACGGATACCTCTGCCAGTGGAC CCTGGTGACCTACCTGGACGTCCGGAGCTGCCTCGGACACCTGGGCTACCTGGGCTACCCCACCCTCTGTGACCAGGACTCGCAGACTCGCGCCATCACAG TCACCCGTGAGAAGAGGCTGGACCAGGAGAAGGGACAGACGCTGCGGAGCGTCCTCCTATGCAAGGTGGTGGGGGCCCGTGGAGTAGGCAAGTCTGCCTTCCTGCAGGCCTTCCTCGGCCACGGCCTGGGG CACCAGGACACGAGGGAGCAGCCTCCGGGCTACACCATCGACACGGTGCAGGTCAACGGACAGGAGAAGTACTTGATT CTATGTGAGGTGGGCTTAGATGATCTGGCCACATCGCTGGACGCCGCCTGTGATGTTGCCTGCTTGATGTTTGATGGCAGTGACCCAAAGTCCTTTGCACATTGTGCCAGCGTCTACAAG CACCATTACATGGACGGGCAGACCCCCTGCCTCTTCGTCTCCTCCAAGGCTGACCTGCCCGAAGGGGTTGTGCCGGTTGGCCCATCGCCAGCCGAGTTTTGCCGCAAGCACCGGCTGCCAGCTCCCGTGCCGTTCTCCTGTGCTGGTCCAGCCGAGCCCAGCACTGCCATCTTCACCCAGCTTGCCACCATGGCCGCCTTCCCGTGGGTACCCGGCAGCACAGCCCTGGGGACTAGCAGCGTCTGTCATCTGGGCAGTGGGCAGCTGTGGTGTCAGGCCTGGAAATGGGGCCAGAGTGACGGACGGGGTGGAGGTTTGTGTGGCAGAGGAAGCCAGTGTCCAGGCGTGCTCCTCCAGGGCCTGGCCTCTGCCAGCTGTGCCTCTGGTCTGGGAACCTGGCTCTGA
- the RHOT2 gene encoding mitochondrial Rho GTPase 2 isoform X4 codes for MRRDVRILLLGEAQVGKTSLILSLVGEEFPEEVPPRAEEITIPADVTPEKVPTHIVDYSEAEQTDEELREEIHKANVVCVVYDVSEEATIEKIRTKWIPLVNGGTTRGPRVPIILVGNKSDLRSGSSMEAVLPIMSQFPEIETCVECSAKNLRNISELFYYAQKAVLHPTAPLYDPEAKQLRPACAQALTRIFRLSDQDLDQALSDEELNAFQKSCFGHPLAPQALEDVKTVVCRNVAGGVWEDRLTLDGFLFLNTLFIQRGRHETTWTILRSFGYSDTLELTADYLFPALHVPPGCSTELNHLGYQFVQRVFEKHDQDRDGALSPMELQSLFSVFPAAPWGPELPRTVRTEAGRLPLHGYLCQWTLVTYLDVRSCLGHLGYLGYPTLCDQDSQTRAITVTREKRLDQEKGQTLRSVLLCKVVGARGVGKSAFLQAFLGHGLGHQDTREQPPGYTIDTVQVNGQEKYLILCEVGLDDLATSLDAACDVACLMFDGSDPKSFAHCASVYKHHYMDGQTPCLFVSSKADLPEGVVPVGPSPAEFCRKHRLPAPVPFSCAGPAEPSTAIFTQLATMAAFPHLVHAELHPSSFWLRGLLGVVGAAMAAVLSFSLYRVLVKSQ; via the exons ATGAGGCGGGACGTGCGCATCCTGTTACTGGGCGAGG CCCAGGTGGGGAAGACGTCGCTGATCCTGTCCCTGGTGGGCGAGGAGTTCCCGGAGGAG GTCCCTCCCCGCGCGGAGGAGATCACGATCCCCGCGGACGTCACCCCGGAGAAGGTGCCCACTCACATCGTGGACTACTCAG AAGCCGAGCAGACGGACGAGGAGCTGCGGGAGGAGATCCACAAG GCAAACGTGGTGTGCGTGGTGTACGACGTCTCTGAGGAGGCCACCATTGAGAAG ATTCGAACTAAGTGGATCCCACTGGTGAATGGGGGTACCACGCGGGGGCCCAG GGTGCCCATCATCCTAGTGGGTAACAAGTCAGACCTGCGGTCGGGGAGCTCCATGGAGGCCGTGCTCCCCATCATGAGCCAGTTTCCTGAGATTGAGACCTGCGTGGAG TGTTCAGCCAAGAACCTGAGGAACATCTCAGAGCTGTTCTACTATGCCCAGAAGGCTGTCCTGCACCCCACAGCCCCCCTCTATGACCCTGAGGCCAAGCAG TTGAGGCCCGCGTGCGCCCAGGCACTGACACGCATCTTCAGGCTCTCAGATCAGGACCTGGACCAGGCACTCAGTGACGAGGAGCTCAACGCCTTCCAG AAATCCTGCTTCGGGCACCCCCTGGCCCCGCAGGCCCTGGAGGACGTGAAGACGGTGGTGTGCAGGAACGTGGCGGGCGGCGTGTGGGAGGACCGGCTGACTCTGGATG GTTTCCTCTTCCTGAACACGCTCTTCATCCAGCGTGGCCGTCACGAGACCACATGGACCATCCTGCGGAGCTTCGGCTACAGCGACACACTGGAGCTGACGGCCGACTATCTCTTCCCTGC GCTCCACGTGCCCCCCGGCTGCAGCACTGAGCTCAACCACCTTGGCTACCAGTTTGTGCAGAGGGTGTTTGAGAAGCACGACCAG GACCGCGATGGCGCCCTCTCGCCCATGGAGCTGCAGAGCCTCTTCAGTGTGTTCCCGGCAGCCCCCTGGGGCCCTGAGCTCCCGCGCACAGTCCGCACAGAGGCCGGCCGGCTGCCCCTGCACGGATACCTCTGCCAGTGGAC CCTGGTGACCTACCTGGACGTCCGGAGCTGCCTCGGACACCTGGGCTACCTGGGCTACCCCACCCTCTGTGACCAGGACTCGCAGACTCGCGCCATCACAG TCACCCGTGAGAAGAGGCTGGACCAGGAGAAGGGACAGACGCTGCGGAGCGTCCTCCTATGCAAGGTGGTGGGGGCCCGTGGAGTAGGCAAGTCTGCCTTCCTGCAGGCCTTCCTCGGCCACGGCCTGGGG CACCAGGACACGAGGGAGCAGCCTCCGGGCTACACCATCGACACGGTGCAGGTCAACGGACAGGAGAAGTACTTGATT CTATGTGAGGTGGGCTTAGATGATCTGGCCACATCGCTGGACGCCGCCTGTGATGTTGCCTGCTTGATGTTTGATGGCAGTGACCCAAAGTCCTTTGCACATTGTGCCAGCGTCTACAAG CACCATTACATGGACGGGCAGACCCCCTGCCTCTTCGTCTCCTCCAAGGCTGACCTGCCCGAAGGGGTTGTGCCGGTTGGCCCATCGCCAGCCGAGTTTTGCCGCAAGCACCGGCTGCCAGCTCCCGTGCCGTTCTCCTGTGCTGGTCCAGCCGAGCCCAGCACTGCCATCTTCACCCAGCTTGCCACCATGGCCGCCTTCCC ACATTTGGTCCACGCAGAGCTGCATCCCTCTTCCTTCTGGCTCCGGGGCCTGCTGGGGGTTGTCGGGGCCGCCATGGCCGCAGTCCTCAGCTTCTCGCTCTACAGGGTCCTGGTGAAGAGCCAGTGA
- the RHOT2 gene encoding mitochondrial Rho GTPase 2 isoform X3, whose protein sequence is MRRDVRILLLGEGRRRAGGLGAAAAGARAQVGKTSLILSLVGEEFPEEVPPRAEEITIPADVTPEKVPTHIVDYSEAEQTDEELREEIHKANVVCVVYDVSEEATIEKIRTKWIPLVNGGTTRGPRVPIILVGNKSDLRSGSSMEAVLPIMSQFPEIETCVECSAKNLRNISELFYYAQKAVLHPTAPLYDPEAKQLRPACAQALTRIFRLSDQDLDQALSDEELNAFQKSCFGHPLAPQALEDVKTVVCRNVAGGVWEDRLTLDGFLFLNTLFIQRGRHETTWTILRSFGYSDTLELTADYLFPALHVPPGCSTELNHLGYQFVQRVFEKHDQDRDGALSPMELQSLFSVFPAAPWGPELPRTVRTEAGRLPLHGYLCQWTLVTYLDVRSCLGHLGYLGYPTLCDQDSQTRAITVTREKRLDQEKGQTLRSVLLCKVVGARGVGKSAFLQAFLGHGLGHQDTREQPPGYTIDTVQVNGQEKYLILCEVGLDDLATSLDAACDVACLMFDGSDPKSFAHCASVYKHHYMDGQTPCLFVSSKADLPEGVVPVGPSPAEFCRKHRLPAPVPFSCAGPAEPSTAIFTQLATMAAFPHLVHAELHPSSFWLRGLLGVVGAAMAAVLSFSLYRVLVKSQ, encoded by the exons ATGAGGCGGGACGTGCGCATCCTGTTACTGGGCGAGGGTAGGCGCCGGGCCGGGGGTCTCGGAGCTGCGGCGGCCGGGGCGCGAG CCCAGGTGGGGAAGACGTCGCTGATCCTGTCCCTGGTGGGCGAGGAGTTCCCGGAGGAG GTCCCTCCCCGCGCGGAGGAGATCACGATCCCCGCGGACGTCACCCCGGAGAAGGTGCCCACTCACATCGTGGACTACTCAG AAGCCGAGCAGACGGACGAGGAGCTGCGGGAGGAGATCCACAAG GCAAACGTGGTGTGCGTGGTGTACGACGTCTCTGAGGAGGCCACCATTGAGAAG ATTCGAACTAAGTGGATCCCACTGGTGAATGGGGGTACCACGCGGGGGCCCAG GGTGCCCATCATCCTAGTGGGTAACAAGTCAGACCTGCGGTCGGGGAGCTCCATGGAGGCCGTGCTCCCCATCATGAGCCAGTTTCCTGAGATTGAGACCTGCGTGGAG TGTTCAGCCAAGAACCTGAGGAACATCTCAGAGCTGTTCTACTATGCCCAGAAGGCTGTCCTGCACCCCACAGCCCCCCTCTATGACCCTGAGGCCAAGCAG TTGAGGCCCGCGTGCGCCCAGGCACTGACACGCATCTTCAGGCTCTCAGATCAGGACCTGGACCAGGCACTCAGTGACGAGGAGCTCAACGCCTTCCAG AAATCCTGCTTCGGGCACCCCCTGGCCCCGCAGGCCCTGGAGGACGTGAAGACGGTGGTGTGCAGGAACGTGGCGGGCGGCGTGTGGGAGGACCGGCTGACTCTGGATG GTTTCCTCTTCCTGAACACGCTCTTCATCCAGCGTGGCCGTCACGAGACCACATGGACCATCCTGCGGAGCTTCGGCTACAGCGACACACTGGAGCTGACGGCCGACTATCTCTTCCCTGC GCTCCACGTGCCCCCCGGCTGCAGCACTGAGCTCAACCACCTTGGCTACCAGTTTGTGCAGAGGGTGTTTGAGAAGCACGACCAG GACCGCGATGGCGCCCTCTCGCCCATGGAGCTGCAGAGCCTCTTCAGTGTGTTCCCGGCAGCCCCCTGGGGCCCTGAGCTCCCGCGCACAGTCCGCACAGAGGCCGGCCGGCTGCCCCTGCACGGATACCTCTGCCAGTGGAC CCTGGTGACCTACCTGGACGTCCGGAGCTGCCTCGGACACCTGGGCTACCTGGGCTACCCCACCCTCTGTGACCAGGACTCGCAGACTCGCGCCATCACAG TCACCCGTGAGAAGAGGCTGGACCAGGAGAAGGGACAGACGCTGCGGAGCGTCCTCCTATGCAAGGTGGTGGGGGCCCGTGGAGTAGGCAAGTCTGCCTTCCTGCAGGCCTTCCTCGGCCACGGCCTGGGG CACCAGGACACGAGGGAGCAGCCTCCGGGCTACACCATCGACACGGTGCAGGTCAACGGACAGGAGAAGTACTTGATT CTATGTGAGGTGGGCTTAGATGATCTGGCCACATCGCTGGACGCCGCCTGTGATGTTGCCTGCTTGATGTTTGATGGCAGTGACCCAAAGTCCTTTGCACATTGTGCCAGCGTCTACAAG CACCATTACATGGACGGGCAGACCCCCTGCCTCTTCGTCTCCTCCAAGGCTGACCTGCCCGAAGGGGTTGTGCCGGTTGGCCCATCGCCAGCCGAGTTTTGCCGCAAGCACCGGCTGCCAGCTCCCGTGCCGTTCTCCTGTGCTGGTCCAGCCGAGCCCAGCACTGCCATCTTCACCCAGCTTGCCACCATGGCCGCCTTCCC ACATTTGGTCCACGCAGAGCTGCATCCCTCTTCCTTCTGGCTCCGGGGCCTGCTGGGGGTTGTCGGGGCCGCCATGGCCGCAGTCCTCAGCTTCTCGCTCTACAGGGTCCTGGTGAAGAGCCAGTGA